A single window of Phlebotomus papatasi isolate M1 chromosome 4, Ppap_2.1, whole genome shotgun sequence DNA harbors:
- the LOC129808466 gene encoding uncharacterized protein K02A2.6-like: MPTTRSEGTSAGASASKPTEMEILTKILQTQQEQLKEISRKLLMDKVMPPMTPDLLESLANSCSTFTHDPETGLTFDIWYKRHKGIFLEDGSALSDGARVRLLLRKPDSSSFSRYARFILPKEPKDLNYEETAKNLESLFGPEESLFRARYNYVKNLSLSNDAFKALIYLAGLRSEKESSLRTRLLNKLETEDVSKINLQFMLNESKRLSRVQEDASVLEREQKSVKVVQRNKYQNPKKSSQKSQQSSSSKPGYSANSKQIPKTPCWNCGAMHFSSECTYAQHKCKDCNSIGHKEGYCSCSKRANSKKTKDNRKNSQSFNTNIVYTVGKTLVNERRFITVSINGISVNLQYDSGADISIISKDTWEKIGAPHLMQTNSSVRDAQSNLIPIQGKFSTDVKLQDDSAYGTFYVTNTHECNLFGIDLITTFKLWDKAPSTFCRVMKVPSINKAESIQTLKDEFSEVFTESLGLCTKISAKLHLKPDAVPVFRQKRPVPFHLMETIEEELQRLQNLDIITPVESSDWAAPIVAVRKSNGKIRLVGDYSTGLNDCLEPSQYPIPSATEVYNKLTSGQVFSKIDLSDAYLQIKVDDDARKMLTIHTHKGLFNFNRLCPGVKAAPGIFQQIVEQMVLGIDGVAVYFDDIAIASRCEESHLKTLRAVLTRLRDYGFHIRLEKCQFFLPEIKFLGNIIDQTGCRPDPEKIQAISQMLPPRDVGELRSFLGAINYYSKFIKEMSHLRSPMDDLLKSDAKWNCSQDCQKSFDRFKEILSSDLVLIHYFPERPVEVSADASSKALGAQISHKFPDGSEKVIAYASRSLTKAERNYSQIEREALALIFAVTKFHRYIYGKKFTLFTDHKPLLAIFGSKKGIPVHSANRIQRWALTLQSYDFDIRYTSTREFGHVDVLSRLMNSHHQPEEDYIVACAQLEGEISSIVDDNFRHLPLTFNKVRKATSQCRILQDVKKYILEGWPPTGHNFTNREVSLFYKVKDSLSLIRDCLFYRDRLVIPPTFRDMVLRKLHEAHPGRERMTSLPRCYVYWPGIDSDIKDLVRKCDDCAVVAKSPGKTTLYSWPIPSQPWSRLHIDYANFQGHDFFIIIDAYSKWPEIFRMTSMTTSATLTKLSETFSRWGFPRIIVSDNATNFTSTQFQSYCKDHGIQNLRIAPFHSQSNGQAERMVDSLKRALAKLHKHTVDEALQFFYHHIVPHQIQARLMENRQLRS, translated from the exons ATGCCCACCACGAGGTCTGAAGGCACTTCAGCTGGTGCAAGTGCAAGCAAACCCACTGAGATGgaaattctcaccaaaattCTTCAGACTCAGCAAGaacaattgaaggaaatttcaagaaaattgctGATGGATAAGGTTATGCCACCAATGACTCCAGATTTATTGGAATCTTTGGCAAACTCATGCTCTACATTTACACATGATCCGGAAACAGGGCTTACGTTTGACATTTGGTACAAACGTCACAAAGGAATCTTTTTAGAGGATGGCTCCGCGCTCTCAGATGGCGCTAGAGTGCGATTGTTACTCCGAAAGCCTGATTCATCATCTTTTTCACGCTATGCCCGTTTCATTCTGCCCAAAGAGCCCAAAGATCTGAACTATGAGGAGACTGCGAAGAATTTAGAATCACTTTTTGGACCAGAAGAGTCACTATTTCGTGCCAGATACAACT ATGTGAAAAATTTATCACTGTCCAATGATGCCTTCAAAGCTCTTATCTACCTAGCGGGACTGAGGAGTGAAAAAGAGAGCTCACTTCGAACTCGTTTGCTGAACAAGCTAGAGACAGAAGATGTGAGCAAAATCAACTTACAGTTCATGCTAAATGAATCCAAGCGACTCTCTAGAGTGCAAGAGGATGCTAGCGTGCTAGAAAGAGAACAAAAATCGGTGAAGGTCGTTCAGAGGAACAAGTACCAGaatccaaaaaaatcatctcaAAAGTCACAACAATCATCGTCATCCAAACCGGGATATTCTGCAAATTCAAAACAAATACCCAAAACACCATGCTGGAATTGTGGCGCAATGCATTTTTCTTCCGAATGCACTTATGCTCAGCATAAATGTAAGGATTGCAATTCCATTGGGCACAAAGAAGGCTACTGCTCCTGTTCAAAACGTGCTAATTCCAAGAAGACCAAGGATAATAGGAAAAATTCACAGTCATTCAACACCAACATTGTTTACACTGTGGGCAAAACACTTGTGAATGAGAGGCGTTTCATCACTGTGTCGATCAACGGGATATCTGTGAATCTTCAATACGATTCAGGTGCAGATATTTCCATCATCTCAAAAGACACATGGGAAAAAATTGGTGCACCACACCTCATGCAAACCAATTCTTCTGTACGAGATGCTCAATCAAATCTCATTCCTATTCAGGGAAAATTCTCTACTGATGTCAAACTTCAAGATGATTCAGCCTATGGGACATTTTATGTCACAAACACACACGAATGCAATTTATTTGGCATTGATCTCATAACAACATTCAAATTATGGGACAAAGCTCCATCAACTTTTTGCCGTGTGATGAAAGTTCCATCAATAAATAAAGCTGAATCCATTCAAACACTCAAAGACGAATTTTCTGAAGTTTTCACTGAATCCTTAGGTCTCTGCACAAAAATTTCTGCAAAACTCCACCTGAAGCCTGACGCTGTTCCTGTTTTTCGTCAGAAACGTCCAGTTCCATTCCATCTGATGGAGACAATTGAGGAAGAGCTCCAGCGTCTTCAAAATCTGGATATCATAACACCAGTAGAGTCATCAGATTGGGCAGCTCCCATTGTTGCTGTTCGCAAATCAAATGGAAAAATTAGACTAGTTGGAGATTATTCCACGGGGCTAAATGATTGTTTGGAACCAAGTCAATATCCCATTCCATCAGCCACTGAAGTCTACAACAAACTCACGTCTGGGCAAGTATTcagtaaaattgatttatctGATGCTTATCTACAGATCAAGGTGGATGATGATGCTCGGAAAATGCTCACGATACACACACACAAGGGGCTTTTCAATTTCAATCGTCTATGCCCAGGAGTGAAGGCTGCCCCAGGTATTTTCCAACAGATTGTAGAGCAAATGGTGCTAGGAATTGACGGTGTAGCTGTTTATTTCGATGACATCGCCATTGCATCTCGCTGTGAGGAATCTCACCTGAAGACACTCAGAGCTGTACTCACGAGACTTCGTGATTATGGTTTCCACATCCGCTTGGAGAAATGTCAATTTTTCCTACCAGAAATCAAGTTTCTGGGCAACATCATCGACCAGACAGGATGTCGTCCGGATCCTGAGAAAATTCAAGCCATATCTCAGATGTTGCCACCCAGAGATGTTGGAGAACTGAGGTCGTTCCTTGGAGCAATCAATTACTACTCCAAGTTCATCAAGGAAATGAGTCACTTGAGATCTCCCATGGATGATCTTCTCAAGTCAGATGCCAAGTGGAATTGTTCTCAAGATTGTCAAAAATCTTTCGATCGATTCAAGGAGATTTTATCCTCAGATCTCGTCCTAATTCATTATTTTCCGGAGAGACCAGTGGAAGTATCAGCCGATGCATCATCCAAGGCTCTGGGAGCTCAAATTTCACACAAATTCCCGGATGGTTCAGAGAAAGTGATTGCCTACGCGAGTCGCTCATTGACAAAAGCTGAGCGCAATTACAGTCAAATTGAACGTGAAGCCCTGGCTCTGATTTTTGCGGTTACCAAGTTCCACCGTTACATCTACGGTAAaaagttcacattattcacgGACCACAAGCCTCTTCTAGCCATTTTTGGTTCGAAGAAGGGCATTCCTGTGCATTCAGCGAATAGAATCCAAAGATGGGCCCTCACTCTGCAGTCCTATGACTTTGATATTCGCTACACATCAACCCGAGAATTTGGACACGTGGATGTACTTTCACGTCTTATGAATTCCCACCATCAACCTGAAGAAGATTACATCGTGGCCTGTGCACAGTTGGAAGGAGAGATCAGCAGCATTGTGGATGATAACTTCAGGCATCTCCCACTCACTTTCAACAAGGTTCGGAAGGCAACTTCCCAGTGCAGGATTCTTCAGGATGTGAAGAAGTACATTCTTGAAGGATGGCCACCCACAGGACACAATTTCACTAACAGGGAAGTGTCATTGTTTTACAAGGTAAAAGACTCACTCTCACTGATTCGTGATTGTCTTTTTTATAGAGATCGCCTGGTGATTCCGCCCACTTTCCGTGACATGGTTCTGAGAAAGCTTCATGAAGCTCATCCTGGCAGAGAACGCATGACATCTCTTCCACGTTGCTATGTATATTGGCCAGGCATCGACTCAGACATCAAGGATTTAGTCCGGAAATGTGATGATTGTGCGGTTGTGGCAAAATCACCAGGGAAAACGACTCTATATTCTTGGCCAATTCCTTCGCAGCCCTGGTCGAGGCTTCATATCGATTATGCGAATTTCCAAGGGCatgattttttcataatcattGACGCCtattcaaagtggccggaaaTTTTCCGAATGACTTCGATGACTACGAGTGCCACTCTCACAAAATTGTCAGAGACATTCTCACGATGGGGTTTTCCTCGCATCATAGTTTCCGACAATGCCACAAATTTCACGTCCACTCAGTTCCAGTCATACTGCAAGGATCACGGGATTCAAAACCTGAGGATTGCGCCATTCCATAGCCAATCGAATGGACAAGCTGAGAGGATGGTGGACTCGTTGAAGAGAGCTCTAGCAAAATTACACAAGCATACTGTGGATGAAGCTCTTCAGTTTTTTTATCATCATATCGTGCCACACCAAATCCAAGCGCGCCTGATGGAAAATCGCCAGCTGAGATCATGA
- the LOC129808467 gene encoding uncharacterized protein K02A2.6-like, producing the protein MTGRKLNIDLNLLLPGEEEDDNSKRNLTMEQQFNKKHGAKKRIFNPGEKVFARMYTTNKRVWAPGEIIERRGNVNYNVLVQWCQGDRLIRSHCNQLRSRFTDGDVNGNSPQHKPPIHGYNLRSRGDLTSGGRC; encoded by the coding sequence ATGACAGGACGGAAACTCAATATTGATCTCAACCTTCTCCTTCCGGGGGAGGAGGAAGACGACAATAGCAAGAGAAATCTTACCATGGAACAACAGTTCAACAAGAAACATGGCGCAAAGAAAAGGATCTTCAATCCAGGAGAAAAGGTTTTCGCTCGAATGTACACCACCAACAAACGTGTTTGGGCACCTGGAGAAATCATTGAACGACGTGGCAATGTCAATTACAATGTTTTGGTTCAATGGTGCCAAGGAGATCGTCTTATCCGGAGCCACTGCAATCAACTTAGATCGAGATTCACGGATGGAGACGTCAATGGGAATTCACCGCAACATAAACCACCCATTCATGGATACAATCTCAGATCACGGGGTGATCTGACTTCAGGAGGGAGATGTTGA